In Diabrotica undecimpunctata isolate CICGRU chromosome 4, icDiaUnde3, whole genome shotgun sequence, a single genomic region encodes these proteins:
- the LOC140439611 gene encoding uncharacterized protein isoform X3, translating to MEIMERYSSYEENYMSQHAEVKTSKQNMKVVAGQSSYKCEMCPKQFRQASRLKAHSRVHTGETPYTCEICFKQFTRKSSLNQHTKIHTGEKHYKCEVCFKQFFHAGTVKRHMMLHAREKPYKCEICFMQFSQASNLKTHSRIHTGEKPYKCEICFKQFSQASTFKIHSRVHTGEKPYACEICFKQFSEAYTLKKHWRVHTGEKPYKCGICFKLFSQKGHLENHLIVHTGEKLYICEVCLKQFSRKSHLKEHTKVHTGEKLHKCEICFKQFSQASSLKTHSRVHTGEKPYKCEMCLKRFSKVSNLKTHSRVHTGEKPYKCEICFKQFSETNALKIHSRVHTGEKPYKCGVCFKQFSQKRSLENHFTVHTGEHTYKCKICFKQFSQNITLKEHLKVHTRNV from the coding sequence atggaaattatGGAGAGATATTCATCTTACGAAGAAAATTATATGAGTCAACATGCTGAAGTAAAAACATCAAAACAAAATATGAAAGTTGTGGCTGGACAAAGCTCTTACAAGTGCGAAATGTGTCCTAAGCAGTTTAGACAAGCAAGTCGTTTGAAAGCACATTcgagagtacacactggagaaacgCCGTACACGTGTgagatttgttttaagcaatttactcgAAAAAGTAGTTTAAATCAACATACGAAAATTCACACTGGAGAGAAACATTAcaagtgtgaagtttgttttaagcagttttttcATGCAGGTACTGTGAAAAGACATATGATGTTACACGctagagaaaaaccttacaagtgtgagatTTGTTTTATGCAGTTTAGTCAAGCcagtaatttgaaaacacattcgagaatacacactggagagaagccttacaagtgtgagatttgttttaagcaatttagtcaagcgaGTACTTTCAAAATACATTCtagagtacacactggagaaaaaccttacgcgtgtgagatttgttttaagcaatttagtgaagCGTATACTTTGAAAAAACATTggagagtacacactggagaaaaaccttacaagtgtggaATTTGTTTTAAGCTGTTTTCTCAGAAAGGTCATTTGGAAAATCATTTGatagtgcacactggagaaaaactttACATCTGTGAAGTTTGTCTTAAGCAATTTAGTCGAAAAAGTCATTTGAAAGAACATAcgaaagttcacactggagagaaacttcacaaatgtgaaatttgttttaagcagtttagtcaaGCGAGTTCTTTGAAAACGCATTcgagagtacacactggagaaaaaccttacaagtgtgagatGTGTCTTAAGCGATTTAGTAAAGTAAGTAATTTGAAAACTCATTcgagagtacacactggagaaaaaccttacaagtgtgagatttgttttaagcaatttagtgaaaCCAATGCTTTGAAGATACATTCcagagtacacactggagaaaagccttacaagtgtggagtttgttttaagcagttttcccAAAAACGTTCTTTAGAAAATCATTTTACAGTGCATACTGGTGAACACACctacaaatgtaaaatttgttttaagcagttttctcagaaTATTACTTTGAAAGAACATTTGAAAGTACATACAAGAAATGtttaa